In the Hordeum vulgare subsp. vulgare chromosome 7H, MorexV3_pseudomolecules_assembly, whole genome shotgun sequence genome, one interval contains:
- the LOC123407308 gene encoding non-specific lipid-transfer protein C4-like — MALAAATVPRALLAVSLVLLVAGGLGPAAEAQRPGECVPQLNRLLACRAYLVPGAADPSAECCGALSSISRDCACSTMGIINSLPSRCNIGQVNCSA; from the exons ATGGCACTGGCAGCCGC CACCGTTCCGCGCGCGCTGCTGGCCGTGTCCCTCGTCCTCCTGGTGGCCGGCGGCCTCGGGCCGGCGGCGGAGGCGCAGCGGCCGGGGGAGTGCGTGCCGCAGCTGAACCGGCTGCTGGCGTGCCGCGCCTACCTGGTGCCCGGCGCGGCCGACCCCAGCGCCGAGTGCTGCGGCGCGCTCAGCTCCATCTCGCGCGACTGCGCCTGCAGCACCATGGGCATCATCAACAGCCTCCCCTCCCGCTGCAACATCGGACAAGTCAACTGCT CGGCTTGA
- the LOC123407307 gene encoding plant UBX domain-containing protein 8-like has protein sequence MAQPSQEAIETFISITGADEAVAARKLEEHSGDLNEAVNAYFNEGDRSTTRINQNPIPDSHDDVMDLDEPFDPAFSRSTGNPFGILDPSFVERAAAGFFGQGPQVTHPRDVRQIPIEVKDTNNPQIGSSGQGPVIEDVTGRESLYGLEVHGTVVIDENDDDLPSTHAPVIPRNTPRTYNSAPSAPPLVDVSDYNNDIEEEMIRAAIEASKRDAEELTNVAERDRVLLQEGMHAVDNSSDLSDKEDIERANEAVERQVLTTGQAGTSRQLVDEENFQDDIEDVDEEPLVRQRSRRVLSGTAGPTEAVQRADSPPGPQPHATQNAHQHNGAFPSEWGGISSEEHDEAVMLEAAMFGGIPEHTEYPFPLPSHGISTGYPRVVHPPSPTLTAQRLLREQQDDEYLAALQADREKELKAVEDAELRRLEEAAAREAAIEMEKQKNEEKLRKQLEEEELESMLAAKRASLPKEPLPNAEGAVTVVVRMPDGSRQGRRFLKSDQLQVLFDFIDISKTFKPGTYRLVRSYPRRAFTNEECQMSLSDVGLNSKQEALFLEQISG, from the exons ATGGCACAGCCGTCGCAGGAGGCGATCGAAACTTTCATCAGCATCACCGGCGCCGACGAGGCCGTCGCTGCCCGCAAGCTCGAG GAGCATAGCGGTGACCTAAATGAAGCGGTGAATGCATACTTCAATGAAGGAGATAGATCAAC CACCAGAATCAATCAGAATCCGATACCTGACAGTCATGATGACGTTATGGATCTGGACGAACCATTTGATCCTGCATTTAGCCGATCTACGGGCAACCCTTTTGGTATTTTGGACCCAAGTTTTGTTGAAAGGGCAGCTGCTGGTTTCTTTGGTCAGGGACCTCAGGTTACACATCCCAGGGATGTGCGGCAGATACCTATTGAAGTTAAAGACACCAATAATCCTCAAATTGGAAGTTCTGGTCAGGGTCCTGTTATTGAAGATGTTACTGGACGCGAGTCTTTATATGGTCTGGAGGTTCATGGGACTGTTGTCATtgatgagaatgatgatgacttgcCATCTACCCATGCTCCTGTTATCCCAAGAAATACTCCAAGAACATACAATTCTGCACCAAGTGCTCCTCCATTGGTGGATGTTAGTGACTATAACAATGACATAGAAGAGGAGATGATCCGTGCAGCAATTGAAGCATCAAAAAGGGATGCGGAAGAACTTACAAAT GTAGCAGAGCGAGATAGAGTTCTACTTCAAGAGGGGATGCATGCAGTTGATAATTCTTCTGATTTATCTGATAAGGAAGACATTGAAAGAGCAAATGAGGCAGTTGAAAG GCAAGTACTAACCACAGGACAAGCTGGAACTTCTAGGCAATTGGTAGATGAAGAGAACTTCCAAGATGATATTGAAGACGTTGACGAAGAACCTTTAGTTAGACAACGTTCTAGGCGTGTTCTATCTGGAACTGCCGGGCCAACAGAAGCAGTGCAAAGGGCTGATAGTCCTCCCGGCCCTCAGCCTCATGCTACTCAAAATGCTCACCAGCACAATGGAGCTTTCCCCTCAGAG TGGGGAGGCATTTCTTCTGAAGAGCATGATGAAGCTGTTATGCTTGAGGCTGCTATGTTTGGTGGGATTCCTGAACACACAGAATATCCATTTCCCCTCCCATCTCATGGGATCTCAACTGGCTATCCCCGAGTAGTGCATCCTCCATCACCAACATTAACTGCACAGAGGTTGTTAAGGGAGCAGCAG GATGATGAGTATCTTGCAGCTCTCCAAGCTGATAGAGAAAAAGAGTTGAAGGCTGTGGAGGATGCTGAGCTCCGTAGATTAGAAGAAGCTGCTGCAAGAGAAGCTGCAATTGaaatggaaaagcaaaagaaCGAGGAAAAGCTGAGGAAGCAACTTGAGGAAGAG GAGTTGGAGTCCATGCTTGCAGCCAAACGAGCATCATTACCAAAGGAGCCACTGCCAAATGCTGAAGGAGCCGTCACAGTTGTAGTTCGCATGCCTGATGGCAGTCGCCAGGGAAGGCGCTTTTTGAAATCTGACCAGCTCCAG GTTCTGTTTGATTTCATAGACATCAGCAAGACGTTCAAGCCAGGAACCTATAGACTG GTGAGGTCTTACCCCAGGCGTGCATTCACCAACGAAGAGTGTCAGATGTCGTTGAGTGATGTGGGCCTCAACAGCAAACAGGAGGCCTTGTTTCTAGAACAAATTTCAGGATAG